ACCTAAAATGTACCTGTCGTTATAGATATAATCTAAACGGCCGAAGAATGATTGGCCAGAGGTTGGTTGTGCAAAATAGCTGTAACGATTGTTAACAGAGTTACCAGAACCAATGTTCACAAAGTTTGGATCTAACGAAGGAAGATCAGATACTGAAGTTCCTAAGCCACGGCCCGAGTATTGTTTCTGCTCGTAACCTGCTAAGAATTTAACACTGTGTTTTCCAAATAATTGGTTGTAGTTAATGGTGTTACTCCAGTTGTAATAGTTATTGTAACCAGAGTTTTCGCTGTAACCATTTTTGTTAGCGTGGCCTTCACCGCTATCGTAAGGGCGATAGCCGATAGTAAAGTTGTAGAAGTTATCAATATGGCCGCTAAATGCCGAACGAACAGTAAAGTGTTTAAGGAAATCGGCCTCTGCAAATACAGTACCTTCAATGTTCCAAACACGGTTTTCGTTATTTTTTTGTCTGTCTTGTGTAGCAACCGGGTTAACCGCGTTACCCAATGCAGTAGGGCCTGCCCATGTACCACCAAACTGTTTGCCTGATATGTCATAGATAGGTATTTGTGGCTCTGCACGATATACTTGCGATATTGAGTTACCCTCGCTTTGGTTACCACCTGGTATACCACCTTGTCCGTTAGGGTTTAAAGTATAAAACATACTTGCGTTTTCACCAACACGGAAGTGATCTTTTATATTAAAGGTAGTGTTGATACGAGCCTGTACCCTTTTAAAGTAAGTATCTATCAAAGTACCTTGCTGGTTTAAGTAACCAAATGAGGTATAGTAAGCATTTTTATCGTTAGCACCGCTTGCCGATATAGTATGCGACTGAATAGGAGCTGCTTTAAAAATAGCATGAAACCAATCAGTACCTTGGTTATTATCAAATTTTTGGATCAGGTAATCATTTGCCTGGTTAAACTCGTCAAATTTGTAACGTGAAGGGTCAACCTCAGGTGCGCCAGATGCAAATACACCTTTTACACCAGGGCCTTGTGCACCGTAGTCTGCAATGCCACCACCAGCTAAAAATAAGCTGCTTGTAGGCTCAACTTGTTTTACTAAGGTTAAGTAATCTTTAGCGTTTAATGTATTAAACGGATTGCCACCCATTGGGCGTTGTGTACCGTAATAACCATCATAAGTAAATGTTGATTTACCTGCTTTACCTTTTTTAGTAGTTACTAAAACAACACCGTTACCACCCGCAACACCATAAATAGCAGCCGCACCAGCATCTTTTAATACGCTGATAGACTCGATATCGTTAGGGTTGATGTTTTGCAGGTTACCGCCTTGTACACCATCTACTATCACTAATGGACCTGAGTTACCAAAGTTTGAGGTACCACGGATAGTGATTTGCGCGCCTGCACCCGGAGAACCCTGGGTTACTACAGTAACACCCGAAGCCTGACCTTGTAATAATTGATCTGAGCTACTTGCGGGTACTTTAATTGCGCTTGATACATCAACCGTTGCAACCGCACCGGAGATGTCTTTTTTACGTTGCGAGGTGTAGCCCGTTACTACAACTTCGTTTAGTGAATTGTTGGCAGCTTGCAGCGTAACGTTTACTGTTTCGCTTTGGCCAACGGTTACTTCCTGGGTGGTGTAGCCCAGGTAAGAAACTACTAATACGTTACCCGGACTTACATTTAGGCTGTACTGTCCGTTAACGTCTGTTTGTGTGCCGATAGTAGTACCCTTAACGCGCACAGTGGCTCCAACTACCGGCAGCTTGTCGTCGCTGCCAATAACCTTTCCTGTGTGCTTTGTTTGGGCTGTAACTACTAACGAAGATACCATGCAGCATAATAGCAGGCATAGCGCTCTTCCTTTAAGGAGTAGACTTTTAAACATGAGATTGAGATTTAGTTGATTAATATATTTGATTTAAGATTTTAATTCATTTTCATAATAACAAGACGTGATTATTGTACCTGCGTGAGATAACAGGCAATGATGAACCTAAAGAATTTTTTCTTTGGAGTACGGGGCTAAGCCCTTTTAACATGAAGCAATTGGGAAGAAAAAATTGTAAAAGTTTAATCATATATAAAACACCTTCTGCTTTAAAAATTATTTCGCTTTACATCACACATAAATTTACCACCGGGTGGCATATCAATGTATTATTTGTTTTTAAATTTTACTTTATTTCCGGTTACAGAAAATTATAATTGGTAATGCTCTAATATAAATAGAGTGTATAGGTTACACAAGCAAAATTTACAGAATTATAAATTATTTATTATTTAGGGCTCAAATGCTTATGAAATTCTAATTTATTAATACATTATTAAATACCTGTTAACATTTTGGCATAAATACTAAAAAAATCGAAATGTAATATTCTTGTTATATAACACTTTTTCAATAAAAAAACCCCCTTAGTTTTATTAAATAGTCCCATTTCCAATTCTTTCATAATTTTTTTAAAAAGTAGCGTCCGTAATAAACTTTTTAAACCCACTTTAAATTATTGCAACATTAGCTAAATGTTAATATTGTATTACCTTGATTTATAACCACGTAAAAGCAACGTGCCATTACAGTTGATGTGCCGATCATGGTTTTTTTTAAAGCATTTAAAAGTTTATATATACAAAAAATGCCTTAGCTAAACACTAAGGCATTTTTTGTGGAAATTTGTATAAATAGAATTTAACAAAAAACAATACTATTTTAACACCACTTATTTAACCCAATTAACTTTAGCAGCATGTGTATCGGCCGAGTTGGTACCAATTTGTATTATAAACTCGCCTGGCTCCCAATCATACTTTAACTGGCTATTATAAAACTTTAATTGCTGCGGGGTAATGGTAAAACTAACCTCTTTCTTCTCGCCATTTTGCAGGTTTATCTTTTTAAAGCCTTTTAACTCCTTTACAGGGCGGCTAATACTGGCAACAGGGTCGCTTATATATAATTGTACCACTTCTTCGCCTGCATAGGGGCCGTTATTGGTTACAGTTACCGTTGCGGTTAAAGCAGTGTAGCCTTTAAGCTGCGTTTTGCTTAGGGTGATATCGCTATAGCTAAACTTGCTGTAGCTTAAACCATAACCAAATGGGTATAGCGGATCATTAGATATATCCAGATAGTTTGATTTAAACTTGGTTGGACCATCGGTATAAGGGCGACCTGTATTTAGGTGGTTATAATATAAAGGTATCTGCCCTACGCTGCGCGGAAAGGTAGTAGTTAATTTACCGGCAGGGTTATAATTACCAAATAGTACTTCGGCAACGGCATTACCCGCTTCGGTGCCCGGTGCCCATACGTCTAATATAGCAGCGGCATTTTCGTTTTCCCAGGTTAGGGTAAGCGGCCTGCCGTTAAACAATACAATAACTATGGGTTTGCCCAGTGTGGCCAGTTCTTTTAACATATGTTGCTGGCTTTCGGGGATGCTGATGTCTGACCGGCTCGACGATTCGCCGCTCATGCTTTGCGATTCGCCTACAACGGCTACTATAATATCCGATTTTTTAGCCGCGCTCATCGCCTCGTCTATCATCTCCTGGCTTGTGCGCTTATCTAAGCTAACCATGCCGGGGCCAAAATTCAGGCGTTTCATAAACTCCTGGTCTTCGGTAATGTTTGATCCTTTTGCATAGTTGATCTTTACATTTTCGCCTACCACATGTTTTATACCTTCTAATATACTAACCGATTTTTCCCACTCGCCACCTATTACCCAGGT
This portion of the Inquilinus sp. KBS0705 genome encodes:
- a CDS encoding TonB-dependent receptor, translating into MVSSLVVTAQTKHTGKVIGSDDKLPVVGATVRVKGTTIGTQTDVNGQYSLNVSPGNVLVVSYLGYTTQEVTVGQSETVNVTLQAANNSLNEVVVTGYTSQRKKDISGAVATVDVSSAIKVPASSSDQLLQGQASGVTVVTQGSPGAGAQITIRGTSNFGNSGPLVIVDGVQGGNLQNINPNDIESISVLKDAGAAAIYGVAGGNGVVLVTTKKGKAGKSTFTYDGYYGTQRPMGGNPFNTLNAKDYLTLVKQVEPTSSLFLAGGGIADYGAQGPGVKGVFASGAPEVDPSRYKFDEFNQANDYLIQKFDNNQGTDWFHAIFKAAPIQSHTISASGANDKNAYYTSFGYLNQQGTLIDTYFKRVQARINTTFNIKDHFRVGENASMFYTLNPNGQGGIPGGNQSEGNSISQVYRAEPQIPIYDISGKQFGGTWAGPTALGNAVNPVATQDRQKNNENRVWNIEGTVFAEADFLKHFTVRSAFSGHIDNFYNFTIGYRPYDSGEGHANKNGYSENSGYNNYYNWSNTINYNQLFGKHSVKFLAGYEQKQYSGRGLGTSVSDLPSLDPNFVNIGSGNSVNNRYSYFAQPTSGQSFFGRLDYIYNDRYILGATIRRDASSVFAPGQQVGYFPSVSLGWRVSQEDFMKGVTWVNDLKLRGSYGSAGFQGNVPGANAATLFSLDRASSFYAIDGSNNNITQGFFNNAIGNKATTWETDKILNIGVDVTLFNKLDFTAEYYKKTSSDLLFPVTLPATTGGANAPYVNVGEVQNKGLDMSLNYRDRITSDLSFNVGVNFTSVNNKITYLKNDYTDLFLRFGAVVKQQVGMPIGSFYGYKVVGYFKDAADVSASPTQADAAPGRFKYADIDGDKKITDADRTFYGKGTPDFTYGVNLGLNYKNFDFSAVFYGSQGSDVFNYVKYWTNFYSSLTGNKGNDLLFNSWTPSNLNPKAPKLEAANNFSTSGVANSYYVENGSFLKMRVAQLGYTFGPAALKAVGVDKLNVYVQGTNLFTITGYSGMDPELQSNGASAPGVDQGNYPNNERKFILGVRLTF